GACTGGAGAAGTAGGCTTCCAAATGATTGCTTGGGCTATCGCTATTGCGATTGTGCTGAATGCCTTAGGCGTTTTCGCTATTCGTTTGGCTATTGCGTATGCGATAACAAAAAAAGCTAATCACAAGGATTAGCCGAAACAACAGTCATCTTAAGTTACGATTGGAGTTAGCGACTGGTACTCGCTAGCTCCTTTTCTTTTATTATTTTAATATGATTTAGAATTTATTGCAATGTTTAGAAGCGCTTATTCTACGCCAATGACGTAACGCATGATGAATCAATAGCTTGTTATACCAAGCATAATTGTGCTTCATATAATTATAGGCGGTTGTAAAATTTTCCAGTTGGCTAGCCGCAATGAATTGATTGCGTGTCCAATGCCAATCCTGAGTAGGATAATATAAAATTTTCACTCGGATTACCCTTCCTACTGTAATAATTGCCTGATCATGATGATAACGCGTGCGAGCAACATTGAGGTAGCTACCAATTAAAGTATTGCGCCAGTATCGATTATGCAGATAATTTTTCTCCCAAAGCAAGGCCTTGCGCAATACCTTAGAAATGCAGTACCATTCGCGTTTGCCGTTAGGCAATTCAACCAAACACCAAAGATATTGGTGTCTCTTCGCCATTCAATCCACCCCTTCTAATTAATATCGGCTTTAATTATACCGCTACTAGCTATTCAGTTAGAAAATCAATAATGTCAGAAAATATTAGGTCATGATGTCAAATCTATTCAACTGACATCATTTGTCCTAAGAACGCATTTACCGCTTGCTTAATATACTCGCTGCAAAGGTGAGTATACTGCGTTGAATTTCTGGACATGGCTCTGCTTAAACGGTCTTGATGGGTGTCATTTTAATCCCTTCTTTAATTTTTGCCATAATTTTCTCCACACTGAAAACTATGGCAAAAAAGTAGAATTTTTCAGTCTAGAGAAAACTTTTATCAATACAAAAAAGCAAGCGCATTAATCGCCTGCCTAAAAGTATTCAAAATTACTTCTCTATAGCACTCTCTTAGCAATCGATGGTGTAAAGTAACTCGATACCGTTTGCAAAATAGTACCTTGCTCCGGTGTTGCTGCGTTTACATATTGATTGTTTCCTACATAAATTGCAACGTGGTATGGAGCTGTCGTTGAACCCCAGAAGACTAAGTCACCTGGCTGCAAGTTGTTCAATGAAACAGTTTGACCAACCTTAACTTGATCATAAGTTGTTCTTGGCAAGTTAACGCCGGCCGCTTTTTGGTAAACATATTGTACTAAGCCAGAACAGTCAAATGAATCCGGACCTTCTGCACCCCAGACATAATTCTTACCTATCTGTTGTTTAGCTAGCGCAACAATTGAAGCGGCCTTACTAGTAGCTTGCGTTGAAGAAGTTTGGTTAGTATTTTGGCTAGTCTTCTTGATTGCCGTATTAACAATTTGCTTAGCCTTCTTCACCTTAGCTATCTTTTCAGCCTTCTTCTGAGTAGCCGTTTTAGTAGCTACTGCCGCTGTCTTCTTATTAACAGTAGTCTTTGTCTGCTTAGCTTCCGTTTTCTTAACAGTTGGTGCTTGCGATACTTCTGCTTTTTCTCCAGCAGTAACATCTACGGTATAACGCGCTTCAATCCATTCACGCGTTCCAACCTTGTACCACAAGTTGCCCTTCTTATCGAGTGCAGTCTCAGCTACATTCCAGACCGTGCCGTCCTTAGCACGGTAGCCCATGAATTGACCATTCTCATAGTTGGTCCAAATATTCAGGCTCTTACCTGGTAAATAGCTAATCTTAACTTGCTTAATCGCAGTAAAATTAGCTGCACGAACAGTTTTCATTGATGTGATTGCGGAAACACCCGTAACGGTCAGGGCTGCAGCCGCTCCCACTTTAAAAAAATTATGTTTCATAATTGAATCCCCTTGGTAGCGAAACAGGTGAAAACTTTTCACCTAAAATTACCCACTCTTACTATGTAACGCCTTCATTATTGCATGTCCTACCTCAAGAAGCAAATTGGAACATTACAATATTACAAAAAAGACGGATCACTGGAATCCGTCTTCATTACTTACTATCTTAATTTAAAACACGCTTAGCAACACTTGGGTAGAAGTATGAACTCAAAGTTTGCTTGATTACGCCTTGACCTGGTGTAGCAGCGTGGATGTATTGGTTGTTACCAACATAGATACCTACGTGATATGGAGCACTTGCACTACCCCAGAAAAGCAAATCACCCGGTTGAAGATTATCCATAGAAACGGTTGATCCTTGCTTAACTTGATCATAAGTAGTTCTACCCAACTTCACGCCAGCAGCGTTAGAGTAAACATATTGTACCAAACCTGAACAGTCAAAACCGTTAGTTCCTGTACCACCCCAAACATAGGACTTGCCTAATTGTGCTGAAGCCAAAGTAATAACTGCTGAAGCATCACCAGTTGCTTGAACTGACTTCTTAGCCTTTTTAGCTTTCTTAACTGCTTGAGCCTTATCTGAACTAGCATCAACAGTATATTGAGCTAAAATCCATTGGTTATCACCAATTTGGTACCATGTACGGCCCTTCTTATCAGTCTTGGTGTCAAAAACATTCCAAGTAGTACCATGTTGAGCACGTTGACCAGTAAAGTGGCCACCATTGTAGTTGTCCCAGATGTTAATTCCATAACCTGCAATGTAGTTAATCTTTACTTTGGTAGTAGCAGCTTGAACAGTAGCATTAGTTGAATCTGGCTTGATGACATTTACTGCAGCTACACCGGTCAGAGTTAATGCAGCAGCTGCGGTAACTTTTACGAAATTGCTCTTAATATTCATCAAATTCTCCTATATGTTTTCACTATATATATAAGCATTCTTAGAATTTATTACTTAAGCTGGTAACGAAAATATTAATTCATCGAAAAATCTTTAAATTTCTTTAACGTATTTAACAAAATCTATAATAATGTCCTAATGTTACAGTAGTGTTACAAAAGTAATACTGATTTAATAAATATTACGTTTCCGTCAAAAAGAAAAATAGCTAGGGAGATTTCCCTAACTATCTTAATTAGATATTTTATTTTTAGGAAGACTAACGCAATTAGTCGATTACACGCTTAGCTGATGATGGGTAAAATGAAGCTAAGGTTTGTTGCTTAACATTTTGACCAGGAGCTGGAGCGTGAACAAACTTGCCGTTACCTACGTAGATACCTACATGGTAGTTACCCCAGAATAATAAGTCACCCTTCTTAAGCTTCTTAGTTGAAACTGAAATGGTCTTACCAAGAGTAATTTGACCGTAAGTAGTTCTTGGCAAAGTCTTGTTAATAGCATTCTTGAAAACGTAAGTAGTTAAGCCTGAGCAGTCAAAACCGCTAGGACCAGCAGCACCGTAAATGTAAGGCTTGCCGATTTGCTTCTTAACAAGCTTAACAACTGCATTACGCTTCTTAGTAGCAGCTGATTCTTGCTTAACTGAACTTGAGTCAGGTTTAGTAGTTTCAAGATCTGAAGTTGAGTTGTTAGTAGTTACAATAGTGTTTTCAACGTCATCAGCGTGAACAGTTGATGGAACATTGATAGCTGAGATACCGGTAAAGAATACTGATAAAGCTGCGGTGTATTTTACTAAAGTACGTCTAAAATTCAAAATTAATTGTCTCCTCTAAAAATTACTAAATTGTTTTTTTGATTTCTTAAATCAATTGACGTTTTATATAATACCGATTGAATGTTACACGAATGTTTCAAAAGAGCTACCATCGCGTTAAGAAACCTTATTAAAAAACACATTTTATGTAAAAAAGGGAAGACCCAAAAAGCTAGCGAAGCTTTGCTATCAGTGCATCGAGAGCACTTTTGGTCTTTGTTAAATTGTCGTTAATTAATATATGAGCGTAATTTTTCAGATCAGCTGGCAATGAATTTAATTCACTACCACTAAGTCTTTCTTTAATCTTACTTGGATCATCACCGCGCTTGAGCAAACGCTCTTCTAGCTCTTTTTTGGTAGATGTTGTTATATAAAGGAAATAGACTTTGTCACCCAATTGCTGAATATAGGTATAAACGCCTTTGATATCGACAATTAGAGAAACTAAGTCACTTTTTTTCCAAGCTAAATTCAATGCTTCACGACTTGAGCCATACTGATAAGATCCATACTTAATATGTTCAAAAAAGTGCAGCTGGGCAAAAGTTTCATCGGTTTCAAAATGATAAGAAACATTCTGCTCCTCGCCTGATCGCATCGGCCGCGTGGTATGCGTTAATACGCGTGGAATACCATATTTTTCAGTTAAATATTCTGAAACAGTCGTCTTGCCAGCACCACTAGGTCCTGCAATAAGAATTATTTTTTTCAAAACCTGATTCTCCCCACTTGAAAATGTTGCTTTTTTATAATAGCATTCTTGTGTTATAAAAGACTAAAACTTTTTCTCGGAAGGGAGAATTATAGATGAAAAAAGCAGATGTAAAAGTTGGTGCAATCGTTGGTGCCAAATCAGAAGAAGAACTTAAGAAGCCATTCCAAGGCAAAGTTGAAAAGATCTACGAAAATTCCGCATTGCTTGCAATTACTTCATACGATCCCGTTGACGCCACTGCTATCAGCGACTTGAACAATAAGATTGTAGTTAACTTCAAGAATTTAAAGACTGCTCGCGCTGCCAAGAACAGTAAGACTGCTTCAACTAATGAAGTTAAGATTGAAAAAATTGCCAAGAAGAACGACGATAAAAAAGAAGCAGACAAGAAGTAAAATTTGACAAAAATAGCCCGCGCAATGTTTACGCGAGCTATTTTTTTGCCTAAAATTAGGACATCGATACGAGAGGAAATATTTTATGAAAGAAAAAACGCGAACTGTTTTATTTTGGTTTATTTTAATCCAGCCCTTTTTAGACCTTTATTGGTTCTACAACGGTAAATTAGCGGAAGTTTTACCATTTACTCTACCTACGATTATCCGAATTTTAGCTGTTTTTGTGATTTTCTGTATGTTTTTCAGTCAAAAGCAAAATTGGCAAAAATTAGGGCAAGACAAGTGGTTAATTCTATATTTAGCCCTACTAATTTTGTATTCGATTATTCACTTAATCCACGTCAAAAACTTTAACAGCATTAATCCTAATGACTACAATTATTCAACCGTAAGCGAAATTTTTTATCTCATTAGAATGCTTTTACCTCTGATGGTGATCTTTTTTACAAAAGAATTGAATTTCAGTCAGGAGCAATTCAGACACGTTATCGAAGGCATCAGCGGACTTTTTTCATTTACAATTGTCATTACCAATCTTTTTGTCATTTCGCTTAGAAGCTACGAGACAGGCCCGATTAGCGCTAATATTTTTGAATGGTTTGTTAACCCCAATATCGGTTACTCCCATATGGCCTCCAAAGGCTTCTTCAATTTTGCCAACATGGTATCAGCCGTACTCTTTATGCTGGTGCCTCTGATGCTTTACTTCATGTTCAGTCGTTTTAACTGGAAAATCGTCACTTTGAACGTAGTTCAAGCTTTAGCGATGATCGAGTTAGGAACCAAAGTGGCCCTCATCGGTTTAATCGGTGGCGTGATTATCAGTATTTTGCTGTATGTTTTCCACTTATTTATTGTTAAGGATGTTAACAAAAACGGCAAAGCCATTATCGTGGCGCTTTTAATCGAAGCTGGCACCTTTGCCATCATCCCCTTTGGTCCAGCAATCCAGCGCTATAATTATGAAAAATATTTGGCTCAGCAATCCGATGATTCTTTGACACAGGCCAAGCGAGAATTAAATGCTGGCTTAAAAAAATATCCTCAAGGTAAACAGCGCAAGGAATTTTTAACGAATTTCATCGGCAATCATTATCAAGATTACGCCTTAAATAAGAAGTTTGTTTTTAAAAGCTACCCTTATAAATACGATCCTGAATTTTGGCTCAAAATCATGAACGAGCCAGGCACCGCTAGAATGCAAAACCGACATGTAGAAAAAGCGATGCTTGATCAAGTTGTGAAGACTAACAACAATCGGCTCGACAAGTTCCTGGGCATTTCTTACACACGAGAAACCAACATTTTCAACCTTGAACGTGATTTCACTAGTCAAATTTATTCACTTGGTTGGATCGGCATGCTGTTGTTCATTGGGCCTTATGTCATTATCCTGCTCTACGCTTTAATCAAGTGGCTAATGAACAAAGAAACGCGTACTTATTTGATCAGCTCAATGTTGCTTTCAATCGCCTTTATGATTTTCGCAGCATTCTCGTCAGGTAACGTAATGGACTTCTTAACAGCTAGCTTCATCCTGGCTTTCGTTGAAGGCAGCTTGTTAGCTAGCGTAACCAGAAAAGAAAATTAAACAAAAAAAAAGTTAGGTAGTTGCTCGCCTAACTTTTTCTTAGTTTTTAAACATTATTTTTCTTGCTTAATAAAGCTTGAATCTGGCACCCGAATTAAGTAGTACCGAGTTGCTAAATGACCTGCATGCATCCCGATTCCATTTTGCCAATTCCGCTTGTACTTAGCCGTATAAATTGCCACGTAAGCACGTTGATACTTTTTATCCATTTTAGCCAATTCCTTTTTTACATAAGGAATCTTCTCGGCATTCACATCAAGCGCAGTGTTACCATAAGCAATCGAGGCATAGTCACTACCAATCGTGACCTTGCTGCCATCGCGATAAAAAGTATAAGTTTGTGAGCCATATC
This is a stretch of genomic DNA from Lactobacillus crispatus. It encodes these proteins:
- a CDS encoding DUF2187 family protein, which produces MKKADVKVGAIVGAKSEEELKKPFQGKVEKIYENSALLAITSYDPVDATAISDLNNKIVVNFKNLKTARAAKNSKTASTNEVKIEKIAKKNDDKKEADKK
- a CDS encoding C40 family peptidase, with translation MNFRRTLVKYTAALSVFFTGISAINVPSTVHADDVENTIVTTNNSTSDLETTKPDSSSVKQESAATKKRNAVVKLVKKQIGKPYIYGAAGPSGFDCSGLTTYVFKNAINKTLPRTTYGQITLGKTISVSTKKLKKGDLLFWGNYHVGIYVGNGKFVHAPAPGQNVKQQTLASFYPSSAKRVID
- a CDS encoding DUF7679 family protein, whose translation is MAKRHQYLWCLVELPNGKREWYCISKVLRKALLWEKNYLHNRYWRNTLIGSYLNVARTRYHHDQAIITVGRVIRVKILYYPTQDWHWTRNQFIAASQLENFTTAYNYMKHNYAWYNKLLIHHALRHWRRISASKHCNKF
- a CDS encoding guanylate kinase, which produces MKKIILIAGPSGAGKTTVSEYLTEKYGIPRVLTHTTRPMRSGEEQNVSYHFETDETFAQLHFFEHIKYGSYQYGSSREALNLAWKKSDLVSLIVDIKGVYTYIQQLGDKVYFLYITTSTKKELEERLLKRGDDPSKIKERLSGSELNSLPADLKNYAHILINDNLTKTKSALDALIAKLR
- a CDS encoding C40 family peptidase, producing MKHNFFKVGAAAALTVTGVSAITSMKTVRAANFTAIKQVKISYLPGKSLNIWTNYENGQFMGYRAKDGTVWNVAETALDKKGNLWYKVGTREWIEARYTVDVTAGEKAEVSQAPTVKKTEAKQTKTTVNKKTAAVATKTATQKKAEKIAKVKKAKQIVNTAIKKTSQNTNQTSSTQATSKAASIVALAKQQIGKNYVWGAEGPDSFDCSGLVQYVYQKAAGVNLPRTTYDQVKVGQTVSLNNLQPGDLVFWGSTTAPYHVAIYVGNNQYVNAATPEQGTILQTVSSYFTPSIAKRVL
- a CDS encoding C40 family peptidase → MNIKSNFVKVTAAAALTLTGVAAVNVIKPDSTNATVQAATTKVKINYIAGYGINIWDNYNGGHFTGQRAQHGTTWNVFDTKTDKKGRTWYQIGDNQWILAQYTVDASSDKAQAVKKAKKAKKSVQATGDASAVITLASAQLGKSYVWGGTGTNGFDCSGLVQYVYSNAAGVKLGRTTYDQVKQGSTVSMDNLQPGDLLFWGSASAPYHVGIYVGNNQYIHAATPGQGVIKQTLSSYFYPSVAKRVLN
- a CDS encoding O-antigen ligase family protein, with amino-acid sequence MKEKTRTVLFWFILIQPFLDLYWFYNGKLAEVLPFTLPTIIRILAVFVIFCMFFSQKQNWQKLGQDKWLILYLALLILYSIIHLIHVKNFNSINPNDYNYSTVSEIFYLIRMLLPLMVIFFTKELNFSQEQFRHVIEGISGLFSFTIVITNLFVISLRSYETGPISANIFEWFVNPNIGYSHMASKGFFNFANMVSAVLFMLVPLMLYFMFSRFNWKIVTLNVVQALAMIELGTKVALIGLIGGVIISILLYVFHLFIVKDVNKNGKAIIVALLIEAGTFAIIPFGPAIQRYNYEKYLAQQSDDSLTQAKRELNAGLKKYPQGKQRKEFLTNFIGNHYQDYALNKKFVFKSYPYKYDPEFWLKIMNEPGTARMQNRHVEKAMLDQVVKTNNNRLDKFLGISYTRETNIFNLERDFTSQIYSLGWIGMLLFIGPYVIILLYALIKWLMNKETRTYLISSMLLSIAFMIFAAFSSGNVMDFLTASFILAFVEGSLLASVTRKEN